The Candidatus Nanohalovita haloferacivicina genome has a window encoding:
- a CDS encoding fibrillarin-like rRNA/tRNA 2'-O-methyltransferase: MKEIQPGIFSQNDNLYTKNQVPGQQVYGESLQDFEGDEYRAWHANRSKVAAAVKNGIDLGVEQSDDVLYLGAASGTTVSHFSDLLVDGFVFGVEYSETVGRDLVKLADSRGNIAPIIGDARKPEDYSDLVPEVEVVFQDISQRDQPEIFIKNAEKFLKDDGIGLIAVKAQSISSSRDPEDVFDEAVEKLEERFEVLDRTRLEPYEKDHLFLKLKKR, translated from the coding sequence ATGAAAGAGATTCAACCCGGAATTTTCTCTCAAAATGATAATCTTTATACGAAAAATCAGGTTCCGGGCCAGCAGGTTTACGGCGAGTCCTTGCAGGATTTTGAGGGCGACGAGTACAGGGCCTGGCATGCGAACCGTTCAAAGGTAGCTGCCGCGGTTAAGAACGGTATTGATCTAGGTGTAGAACAGAGCGATGATGTTCTGTATCTTGGTGCAGCCTCAGGTACTACAGTTTCTCACTTTTCAGATTTGCTTGTTGATGGCTTTGTCTTTGGCGTTGAGTATTCGGAGACGGTTGGTAGAGATCTGGTTAAGCTCGCTGATTCGAGAGGAAATATTGCACCGATTATTGGCGATGCCAGAAAGCCTGAGGACTACAGCGATCTTGTTCCGGAGGTTGAAGTGGTTTTCCAGGATATTTCCCAGCGGGATCAACCGGAGATATTCATCAAGAATGCGGAAAAATTCCTGAAGGATGATGGTATAGGCCTTATTGCGGTCAAGGCCCAGTCGATTTCATCTTCTAGAGATCCTGAAGATGTTTTTGATGAGGCTGTTGAGAAGCTTGAGGAAAGATTTGAGGTTTTAGATCGTACGAGGCTTGAGCCTTACGAGAAAGACCATCTTTTCCTTAAATTGAAGAAAAGATAG
- a CDS encoding NOP5/NOP56 family protein, which yields MTDKNNAREKALERAKSQLREEAPKDQLVIKAVKLLDQTNNSFHEEFERFKDWYSIYFPEFVEEISEEEHMLKILSKGGLKREEVKGFESMAEESTGKALSDADLEMLQSSFDMLQEKYNLMQDLEDYVEEAMKDNASNLSTLLGPLLAARVMSEAGGLEELAKKPASTIQMLGAEKALFRYLKGKGTPPKHGIIFEHEYVNTLPEDKRGKMARFLANKAAMTARLDMYGDKEKGQEYREKAREKYQELKEE from the coding sequence TTGACAGATAAGAATAATGCCCGTGAGAAGGCCCTGGAAAGAGCTAAGTCCCAGTTGAGGGAGGAAGCCCCGAAGGACCAGCTAGTAATCAAGGCTGTAAAACTACTTGATCAGACCAATAACAGTTTCCATGAGGAGTTTGAACGTTTCAAGGACTGGTACTCTATTTACTTCCCGGAATTCGTCGAGGAGATCTCCGAGGAAGAGCATATGCTGAAGATTCTCTCCAAGGGAGGCCTGAAGAGAGAAGAGGTCAAAGGGTTTGAGTCAATGGCTGAGGAGTCTACAGGTAAGGCCTTGAGTGATGCTGATCTTGAGATGCTTCAGAGCTCGTTTGACATGCTTCAGGAAAAGTATAATTTGATGCAGGATCTTGAGGATTACGTTGAGGAGGCCATGAAGGATAATGCTTCCAATCTTTCTACTTTGCTTGGGCCTTTGCTGGCTGCAAGAGTTATGTCTGAGGCTGGAGGCCTTGAAGAGCTTGCAAAGAAGCCGGCTTCCACTATTCAGATGCTTGGAGCTGAAAAAGCATTGTTCCGTTACCTGAAAGGAAAAGGAACTCCGCCGAAACACGGCATTATCTTCGAGCACGAGTATGTGAATACTCTTCCTGAGGATAAGAGAGGGAAGATGGCTCGTTTCCTGGCTAACAAGGCCGCTATGACTGCCAGACTTGATATGTATGGTGATAAGGAGAAGGGCCAGGAGTACAGGGAGAAGGCCAGAGAAAAATATCAGGAGCTTAAAGAGGAGTAG
- the sufC gene encoding Fe-S cluster assembly ATPase SufC, with translation MTLKVENLEVSVEEEEIVKGVSLEINPGEIHAIMGPNGSGKSTLCKSLMGNPVYSINGGKILVDGEDVTHEETDERAREGLFLGFQYPAEISGISVAEFLKEAIDAKREEDGEDPMPQSEFNELLREKLDLLDMDEEYARRYLNEGFSGGEKKRNEILQMAVLEPKYAILDEIDSGLDIDALKIVAKGINKLASEDQGILMITHYQRILDYVEPDRVHVMVDGKIVESGGSELAERLEDEGYDWAKEQAAELQ, from the coding sequence ATGACACTCAAAGTTGAAAACTTGGAAGTCTCAGTAGAGGAAGAAGAAATCGTGAAAGGCGTCTCCCTGGAAATTAATCCAGGAGAAATACACGCCATCATGGGTCCAAACGGATCAGGAAAAAGCACACTATGCAAAAGTTTGATGGGTAACCCAGTATACTCAATCAACGGCGGAAAAATCCTCGTTGACGGAGAAGACGTAACACACGAAGAAACAGACGAAAGAGCAAGAGAAGGCCTCTTCCTGGGATTCCAGTACCCAGCAGAAATCTCGGGAATCTCAGTAGCAGAATTCCTGAAGGAAGCAATCGACGCAAAAAGAGAGGAAGACGGAGAAGACCCGATGCCACAGAGCGAGTTCAACGAACTTCTCAGAGAAAAACTCGACCTGCTGGACATGGACGAAGAATACGCAAGAAGATACCTCAACGAAGGATTCTCAGGAGGAGAAAAGAAGAGAAACGAGATTCTGCAAATGGCCGTACTAGAACCAAAATATGCAATTCTAGACGAGATAGATTCAGGCCTCGACATCGACGCACTGAAGATCGTGGCAAAAGGAATCAACAAACTGGCCTCAGAAGACCAGGGAATCCTGATGATCACACACTACCAGAGAATCCTCGACTACGTAGAACCAGACAGAGTACACGTCATGGTAGACGGAAAAATAGTGGAATCAGGAGGATCAGAACTGGCAGAAAGACTCGAAGACGAAGGATATGACTGGGCCAAAGAACAGGCCGCAGAACTCCAATAA
- a CDS encoding winged helix-turn-helix transcriptional regulator, which translates to MNRIRREICQALQEADYGLTQRELVEATGYSRPTIQGETASMATENQIKILQKGSSKIHLLQSEVAGSEA; encoded by the coding sequence ATGAATAGAATCCGACGTGAAATCTGCCAGGCACTTCAAGAGGCAGACTACGGACTTACACAGAGAGAGCTTGTGGAGGCAACAGGATACAGCCGCCCTACTATACAGGGCGAAACAGCGTCCATGGCTACTGAAAACCAGATAAAAATACTGCAAAAGGGAAGCTCCAAAATTCATCTTCTTCAATCAGAGGTGGCAGGCAGTGAAGCATAG
- a CDS encoding toprim domain-containing protein translates to MSLIYKVKRKLDFSDVADVEGNKLNCEICGDSDPALKIYESGNWKCHSCKAKGGDLINYIAQRGGVSNYEAAKQLIQEHGLDIEIPDEKAKSSEQREKRREIRQIQEEVVQKAQEQLERQHYQNLDERRNWSKETVEDLRIGWMDEELFNSLKQEYGEKLGETGIHFGMTGQGDGTYLIPHLERNDQPYLVTCRDPNAEEEHKKYQQAKSSGNEFVENDIYKLLRDNSDTLILTEGYPDAISAYEAGYDTVAAACGSFEGHLNELKAIAKNYRQILIVTDNDDTGRENARQTGDSLVEEHKVIVHEWSEERPEKADLDDWTTENGYDLEELIEDARHFLDVHRSYSPADVDSDLVDIRISVRGKIKGQKQGMGIPWKVTAECPKCGKTWEGDMMEEKLLHRFLLSNKNQHNILKSIVAWKNSRTDCIDDKNNHSWNHTIEEYLDKSWMKLQNLLQDTEQFNANQNNSIPAYIIGEEIPNSKSVKVRGEVHVNSNNDQLVLIGDEIEPEEQSFQEIELDEEEHEAYNENWAVENACEMIAADMVGRPLARKALQLTAHSPPLIPNIEGKIQRGSLRLLFFGDGGTYKSEQIKELTKDHYRLGEYASAETGSRTGLVYTINTEQRVIEWGVLPLNDMGLVGLDGLNQLHEEEMKNLREILEDQRVNVNRSVKGSAPARVRIIGAMNPPKEPISLHYPKPAKAIKDTNTFSSGPDIRRWDLYIPFLAEDVTEDEIAQARASEKPYSDDFYKKHVLWAWSLKPQDIQYTDDAKERIRVEASNMMKGYNFQSIPVVSRAFREKLTRLCVAQAVLEHAVEDEKVTVAEEHVERVKKFFEKVMERLGMKSLLEEEREKTTLDQDKLEELVEELSADQLLILKEIGREANTSGALAEKLGDSKRTVKEKWQKLKAEKLVATKSGSGVRLEPKGIQFLNKTEIDNLIAKKREIEETEEDDEEVHELHRYTKETEGGGQEKEQGSDKHQDSPSQNQSESVNSVKQELDEPAKTIHKASQGDGWNPVQNAQYLVSEEYDKVEVLDAIHENSVFETRKEAGREQYRVKKNG, encoded by the coding sequence GTGAGCCTCATCTACAAAGTCAAGAGAAAGCTGGATTTCTCGGATGTTGCTGATGTAGAGGGAAACAAGCTGAACTGTGAAATCTGTGGAGACAGCGACCCGGCACTCAAAATCTACGAGTCAGGAAACTGGAAATGCCACAGTTGCAAGGCTAAAGGTGGAGACTTAATCAACTACATAGCCCAGAGAGGCGGAGTCAGCAACTATGAAGCAGCCAAACAACTGATTCAGGAGCACGGACTTGACATAGAAATACCTGATGAGAAAGCTAAAAGCTCGGAGCAACGGGAAAAGAGGAGAGAAATCCGACAGATACAGGAAGAAGTAGTTCAGAAAGCACAGGAACAACTGGAACGGCAACACTACCAAAACTTGGACGAGAGAAGAAACTGGAGTAAGGAGACCGTTGAAGACCTGAGGATCGGCTGGATGGATGAAGAACTTTTCAACAGCTTGAAACAGGAGTACGGCGAGAAACTTGGAGAAACAGGAATCCACTTCGGGATGACGGGGCAGGGAGACGGCACATACCTGATTCCGCATCTGGAGAGAAACGACCAGCCATACCTCGTAACGTGTCGAGATCCCAACGCAGAGGAAGAACACAAGAAATACCAGCAGGCCAAAAGCAGTGGGAACGAGTTTGTAGAAAACGACATCTACAAGCTGCTCCGAGACAACTCCGATACGCTGATACTGACGGAAGGCTATCCGGACGCCATCTCCGCTTACGAAGCAGGATACGATACTGTTGCTGCAGCCTGCGGAAGCTTTGAAGGACACCTCAACGAACTCAAAGCTATCGCCAAGAACTACAGACAGATTCTGATAGTAACTGATAACGACGATACGGGTAGGGAGAATGCACGGCAAACAGGCGACAGCCTAGTAGAGGAGCACAAAGTCATAGTCCACGAATGGAGTGAAGAAAGGCCAGAAAAAGCGGATTTAGACGACTGGACGACGGAAAACGGCTACGATCTCGAAGAACTGATAGAAGACGCAAGACATTTTCTCGATGTCCATAGATCTTACAGCCCTGCTGATGTTGATTCAGACCTTGTGGATATTCGGATTTCTGTCAGAGGTAAGATTAAGGGACAGAAGCAGGGAATGGGAATTCCATGGAAAGTAACAGCTGAGTGTCCGAAGTGCGGAAAAACTTGGGAAGGAGATATGATGGAGGAGAAACTGCTACATCGCTTCCTTCTCTCCAACAAGAACCAGCACAATATCCTGAAAAGCATAGTCGCATGGAAGAACAGCAGGACAGACTGTATAGATGACAAGAACAACCACAGCTGGAATCACACCATAGAAGAATACCTCGATAAATCCTGGATGAAGCTCCAGAACCTTCTACAGGACACAGAACAGTTCAACGCCAACCAGAACAACAGCATACCAGCCTACATCATAGGCGAAGAAATACCGAACTCTAAATCGGTCAAAGTCAGAGGAGAAGTCCACGTCAACAGCAATAATGACCAGCTGGTGCTGATAGGAGATGAGATAGAACCAGAGGAACAAAGCTTCCAGGAAATAGAACTTGACGAAGAAGAACACGAAGCATACAACGAAAACTGGGCGGTTGAGAACGCCTGTGAAATGATAGCTGCGGACATGGTCGGTAGACCGCTCGCCAGAAAAGCATTACAGCTTACCGCACACAGCCCTCCTCTCATACCGAATATCGAGGGAAAGATACAGCGAGGCAGTCTCCGATTACTTTTCTTCGGAGACGGAGGAACATACAAGTCCGAACAGATAAAGGAGCTGACCAAAGACCACTACCGGCTCGGAGAATACGCCTCTGCAGAAACAGGCAGCAGAACAGGACTGGTCTACACAATCAACACAGAACAGAGAGTCATCGAATGGGGCGTTCTCCCACTCAACGACATGGGACTGGTTGGATTAGATGGGCTAAATCAGCTACACGAAGAAGAAATGAAGAACCTGCGAGAGATACTCGAAGATCAGAGAGTAAATGTAAACCGCAGCGTCAAAGGTTCGGCACCTGCCAGAGTCAGGATTATCGGGGCTATGAATCCGCCGAAAGAACCCATCTCCCTACATTACCCGAAACCTGCCAAGGCAATTAAGGATACGAATACTTTCAGTTCGGGGCCTGACATCAGGCGGTGGGACTTGTATATCCCGTTCCTAGCTGAAGACGTTACAGAGGACGAGATAGCTCAGGCAAGAGCTTCGGAGAAGCCGTACAGTGATGATTTCTACAAGAAGCATGTTCTCTGGGCATGGAGTCTGAAACCACAAGATATTCAGTACACTGATGATGCGAAGGAGAGAATCAGAGTCGAAGCCAGTAATATGATGAAAGGCTACAACTTCCAGAGCATACCAGTAGTCAGCCGAGCATTTAGAGAAAAGCTTACACGGCTCTGCGTAGCACAAGCAGTCCTTGAACACGCAGTTGAGGACGAGAAAGTAACGGTTGCGGAAGAGCATGTTGAACGAGTCAAGAAGTTTTTCGAGAAGGTAATGGAACGGCTTGGAATGAAGAGCCTATTGGAAGAGGAACGAGAGAAGACTACGCTTGACCAGGATAAACTGGAGGAACTGGTTGAAGAACTCTCCGCAGATCAACTGCTTATCTTGAAGGAGATAGGTCGAGAGGCGAATACTTCCGGAGCACTGGCAGAGAAACTCGGCGACAGCAAACGAACCGTGAAAGAGAAATGGCAGAAACTGAAAGCCGAGAAACTTGTAGCTACAAAGTCAGGTAGCGGAGTAAGACTTGAACCCAAGGGAATCCAGTTCCTCAATAAAACAGAGATAGACAACTTGATAGCCAAGAAAAGGGAGATTGAGGAAACCGAAGAGGACGATGAAGAGGTTCATGAACTTCACCGTTACACGAAGGAAACGGAAGGGGGTGGGCAGGAAAAGGAACAGGGCTCGGATAAACACCAGGACTCCCCTTCGCAGAATCAAAGTGAATCCGTGAACTCCGTGAAGCAAGAACTGGATGAACCAGCCAAGACTATCCACAAAGCATCCCAAGGCGATGGCTGGAATCCAGTCCAGAACGCACAGTATCTCGTTAGTGAAGAATATGACAAGGTAGAAGTTCTCGACGCTATCCACGAAAACAGCGTTTTCGAAACCCGCAAGGAAGCAGGCCGTGAGCAGTACAGGGTGAAAAAGAATGGATAG